Genomic DNA from Candidatus Binatia bacterium:
CGTTTCAGCTGAGGCGAAACATCAGGTCGCAGGCAATGCGCAACGCCGCGTCCTCGACCGCGGAGTCCGCGTCGTCACCGTCGTAGCGAATGAGGATATCGATGTCGGATTCGGCATCGGGGGTTCCTCGCGCGTAGGAGCCGTAGAGGATGACATCGAAGGCCGCGCCGCGCACGTACTCGCGCAAGCGCCGGGCTAGTTCGCGTACGATCGCCGGCGTGTCGGCGACGTGGTGTGGCGCAACGCCCATGGCCCTTTATTCCTCCACTCCGCTCATCGCCGCAAGCCGACAGCGGCCAAAGCCGGGCGGGCACCGCGCCCCACATCATCCGGGCGTCCGCGACCAGGTCCCCTCCCCCGGCGTACTGAACGTGCGGACACCGGCAACAACCGCATCCCACAACGTGCCTACCACCCGAACTACGGCAGCCCGCGTCGTGCCAGACGCAGGAGGGCGACGAGGTCCTTCAACTGACTGCCGCCGATGCCGTACAGCTCGCGAAGGCGCGCGCGGAGCCGGGAGACGGAGAGCGCCCCGGTCCTGGCGGCGTCGGGAGCCGTGGCGAGCGCCGCGTGGACGTCGGCGAGGTCGCGATGGTGACGCCGAATGTCGGCGGCGGCGGCCAGCAATTTCAGGATGACGAAGTCGTCGATCTGCGGGACGCGGACCGTAACGCCTTCGATGCGCGCTCGCCGGCTATGCTGATAGGCTACGGAGAAAGGACCCGCGGCCTCCGTCGAGGATGCGATTGCGGCCACTTTCAGATCGACGCTGGAGCGTCCCGCGCCTCGATAGCGCCAGGCGTGCCGGGAACCGGGCGCGGCGCGAAACCCGGCGCGCAGCATGGCCGCACGCGGGAGCTCGCCGCAATCGATCAGGACGACGTCGATGTCACGGGTACTCGCCGCCCGGATGGCCACGTCACGGAACGTGCCACCGATCACCATGAAGCGGATTCCGGCATCCCTGACGACACGCGCGAAGGCCCGGAACGCGGCCGCGTGACCGACGGTGCTGAGGCGACCGCGCGCGGCCGGCCGATGCTGCTCGGGAGCCTCAGGCGGATGCAGCAGCAGGTCCATGCCTGCACTCTACCGCCGGCATCCGAACCGATGCGAGCCGGCTTAACCGCTGTTCGGTGGACAGCCACATCGGCGTTCGGTGGAAAGCGGTAAGGAAGGGGACGTGGTGCCGTGTCGGGAGGCGGCGAGGGGGGAGACGGAAGAGGGGAGCGATGGGCAAGAAGGGGATGAAGATGCAGAAGGCGAGCCGGTGCCGGGGGAGGAAGCGGAGCGGACCTTCGTGGAGAGTGATCTCGTGGATACGGACGGTGCACCCCGCAACCCGGGGGTACAATATCGGATCGTGCTGCCGGACGGCCGGATCGAAGACGGGGTGCTCGATGCCGCCGGGCGAGCGCGCATCGAGAATCTCGATCCGGGGTCGTGTCAGGTGCGCTTTCCGGATCTGCCGGGCGAGGATTGGGGTCCGGAGGGCCAGCGTTAGTCGGGAACGTTTCGGCCAGGGGCGAGAAGGCGCTGCGCGCCCGAAGTCAGCGGCACGCCTTTCGAGCCGAGGAACTGCACGATATCGCATAGCGCTTCGTATCGACGCCGGTCACCGACGGGCAGCGAGATGACGTTGGCGGCGAGCGGCAGGACGGCGTCGTCCCACAGGAGCACGATGTTGTTCGTGCGTTTCAGGAGGTGACGTGCGTCGGCCGCGACAATGGCGCGATACGGCCGGCGCCGCTTGCGGAAAAGGCGGACTTCGACCTCGTCCTCGTACAGGACCAGGAGGGGATTGAAGGTGTTCCAGGCGAACGCCACCCACGGAATGCCTTCGATGCCGCCGAACGTGGCCCGCAGGTGTACGTGTACCCCCTCGCGTGGCAAGGGGTTGGGAAAATGTGGCGGTCGTTTGCACGCGAGGGGCCCGCTGGCGCCACCCGGGGCAGCCGATGGTGCGCCTTCCGCGAATGCGACGTTGGCGGGGCGCTTGCGGGTTCGCGTAATCGTTTTCCGGACGAGGATGAAGGCACCGACTAAAACTGCGATCCGGAGGGAGAGTGTGGCAAGGGTTCCTAGATGTTCGGCGGACAGGCAGTACGATTCCCGAGTCAAGCAGGGCACCACGGTTCCGGGCACGATTGCCGACGCGACGGCGCTGAATATGGCAGCGCCGAGGACGAAGAGGAGAACGGTGAGAAGGGCGGGCACGGATAAACCTCCGGGGCAGGTGGGATGGCGGTGGCCTGATGCGCAGGGCGAGGGTCAGGTGTCCGGTTCCGGCGGGTGCGTAACGCGAGATCGGGGAGCCACCGAATGGTTGACGGTTATCGACCGGCGAATCGATCGAGGTCGGTCTTGCGGTGGAGGCTTTGCCGGGCGGCGTCGGCGGGGCGGTAGAGCGCGGCGAAGGCGAGTTCGATGACGGCCAGAACCATGATCCAGAGGTTCCCGGCCAGCGCTGCGGCAACGAGCAGCACCGCCCCGACGAGCAGGGCGACGAGCCGAACGCGATTCGTCTTCGCACGGAGCGTGGGATTGTGGGCAATCGTCTGGGCCTGCTGTTCGCGCGCCTGGTCGAAGAGGGCGCCGCAGCCCGGGCACGCCCCGGTCTTCAGGGCTCGATCCCAGTCCTGGTGGGCCTCATCGAGGGTCGTCCCGCACTGCCGGCAAGTCACCGTTTGCATTGGGTGCCCTTACAACGACGCCTGCGGAGATTCCAGTGAAGTATCGGGGTGACGTGGGAAACGTTGGCGTGGGAAACGTTGGACATCCACCGGATGGGGGCGCGAATCGTGGGCGACCAGAGGCGGACGGGCCGCCGTTCTGGACGGACCCTGCCGGTGCGGTGTCGTTGTACGTCGGGCTCTAGCGCCAGCGTATTCGAGGTGATGACGGGTTCCCGCACGCTCTCGGCGAGACGTCGATGGAGAGAAGGGAATGTCGCGTGCCGCGTCGGCGGGTGTGGGTCGGTGGGTGTCCAGCATTTGTCTCGAGGCCGGCTCCATCGCCCGCCCGCCGCGCCGTGGTCGTGCATTTCTCCACTTGAGAAGTCTAAAGTTCTACTTTAGAAATCTCATTTATGAGATACGTCAACCGCGAGTTGGAGGCGCACCTCGGCCGGGCCATCCGGAAATTCCCGGCGGTCGTCCTGACCGGGCCGCGCCGCGCCGGGAAGACGTGGGTGCTCCGGCATCTGTTCCCGCGGGCCAGCTATCTGTTGCTGGAGGACCCGGACCTGGTCGCCCGCGTGCGTGCCGACCCGCACGGGTTGCTCGACGCCGTCCGGCCGCCGGTCATCCTGGACGAGGTGCAGAATGTCCCGGAGGTGTTTGCGTTGGTGCGCGCACGCATCGACCGCCAGCCGCGGCGGACGGGCCAGTGGATCCTCACCGGCTCGCAAGAGGCGCCGCTGATGCACGGCGTCACCGAATCCATGGCCGGGCGCGCGGCCGTATTACAGTTGCTGCCGTTCTCGACCCGTGAAACGCCGAAGGTGTCGCTCCTCCGGGGCGGCTACCCCGAGGTGGTGGCGCGGCCCGCCGGGGCGCGGCTGTGGTTCAGCTCCTATCTACAGACGTACCTGGAGCGCGACGTGCGGGCGGTCACCGCGGTCAAAGATCTCGCGACCTTTCGCCGTTTCTTGGCATTGCTGGCAAGCCGGCACGGGCAGGTGCTCAACAAGACCGATCTCGGCGCCCCGTTGGGCGTGAGTGTGCCGACGATCACGCAGTGGCTCGGCGTTTTGGAAACGACGGCGCAGATCCTGATCGTGCCGCCGTTCTACGAGAACCTCGGCAAGCGACTGATCAAGTCGCCCAAGGTGTATCTCGCCGACTCCGGGCTTGCCTGTCACTTACTCGGCATCGAGTCGGCCGCCGAGCTGGCGCGGTCGCCGTTCCGTGGTGTGTTGTTCGAGGGCTTCATCGCGGCGGAAATTGTGAAAGCGCAGACCCACGCCGGCGGCCGGCGGGAGATCTACCATTTTCGCGACGAGCAGGGGTTGGAGGTCGATTTCCTCGTGCCGGGTCGCGGCGGCGCGGTGCGCTTGATCGAGTGCAAGGCCGGACACACCGTCACCCCGTCGGATGCCGCGCCCATGCAACGGCTGGCCGCCGCACTGCGGAAGCAGCGCCCGAAGACGCCCGTCGAACTCCACCTGGTGCATCTACCCCCGCAGCAGCCCACCCCGATCCGCACGGCGGCGCCGGGCGTGTCGGCGCGGCCGTGGCAGGAATTCGTCCGGCTGCTCTGAGTCGCGGGTCCGGGAGGCCCGATTCGGCGCGCGCCGTAACTGGTCGGGCACTCCATCCGCGGGCGCCGCCGAGCCGCCCTCTCCTCCGTACTCGTACTCGTTCACGTACCCGTTCACGGCCGCTTCCCCGTAGACGTCCAATCGCTCGTGGTCCAACTTCATCGCTGCGTGCCCTCAGTCCGGATCCGGGTACGAGTACGTGTACCGCTTCGCTGAGTACGGGTACGGGGCGAAGTGAGGTGCTGGACACCCATCTCTCCGGCAGGCGCGAGTGGATGTCCTACCGACCCCCTACGCGATCGAGGCCGAGTTGGCGTTCGATGCTCGGGATCTCGAGGTCGTAGGCGTCCGCAGGACAGCGGCGGCGCGCGGCGCCGTGCTTGCCGCCAACACGAACGTTGTCGGGCGGGTGCACGTCGCTCTGGCGAGTGCCGAGGGTTTCGGCGAGGGCTTGCCGCTCGCGCTGGTCGTTTTCGAGCCGCGTGCCGGCCGGTAGTCGGGGTCGCCCACCGCGGGCAGGTTACCGCGGCGCGAGACTGCCGGGCATCATGCGCTCGATGACGGTGCGGAACTCGGAGGCGTTCTCGGTGCGGGTGATCGCCTCGCGGAACGGCCGCGAACCGGGGAGTCCGTGGAGGTAGCGAACTGCGAACTTACGCATGAGAATCGTACCGAACCGGTCGCCCTGCTGGCGGACCATCGCTTCGTGATGGGCGAGCAGGAGGCGGCGTTGGTCGTCGACCGTCGGAGCTGGAGGCGTCGGCTCGCCGCGCAGCGCGGCGGCGATTTCGCGGAAGACCCACGGGCGGGTCAGCGCTCCCCGCGCGACCATCACGCCGGCGGCTCCGGTCTCGGCCAGGGCTCGCAACGCCGACGGACCGTCGTGGATGTCGCCGTTGGCGATCACCGGTACATCGACGGCGCGTACGACTTCGGCGATGGCGTCGAGCCGGCAGGGAAACCCGTAGTGCTGGTCGGCAGCGCGGCCGTGGACGGTAACGGCGCGGGCGCCGTTGGCGACGGCGCTGCGGGCCACATCGGGGGCTGCCGGCCGAAGCGTCGATGTGCCGAGGCGCATCTTGGCGGTCACCGGGATCGAGCCGGCTCCGCGGAGCGCCGCGGCGACGAGCCGGCCGACCGTGGCGGGGTCGCGCAGCAGCGTGGCGCCGGCGGCGTGTTTGCGCATGATACGGCGCTTCGGACAGCCGAAGTTGAGGTCGATGACCGACACGCCCAGTGCGGCAACGCGCCGCGCCGTTTCCTCGATCTGGTCCGGCTCGCGCCCCCAGATCTGTACGCCGAGCGGACGGGGTTCGCCGGCGACGCCTTGCAGGCGCCACGGTACGGTGTCGCTTGCCACCCACTCGGTGGCGGCGATCATTTCGGTAAACAGTAGACCGCAACCGCCGAAGTCGCGCACGATGCCGCGGAAGATGAAGTCGGTAAACCCGGCCATCGGCGCCGCAATCACCGGCGGGTCGATGACGAGATCCCCGATGCGAAGCGGCGCGACGGTCATGGGACGGACGGTAGCGACGGGTCTCGCGTATGTCGAGAGACATCGGCGTCGCAGCTCTTCCTGGGCAATGTGCGACAGGCGCCGGAATTCAGGGTCCTTGTGCACCAGCACGGCCCACCGCACCGCGGCGGTCGCGCCCCCGATCGGCGAGAAGACGACGTACCGCTCCCTTCTTGCCCGATCCTCGCAATGCACCGATCGGATCGTCGGGTATGGGAATCACGCGTGCGGCGCGAAGAAATCAGATCGGGAGGGCGAGGCTCCTGCCGAGCCGCGACGATCCGAGGACGGCTCGGCGGCAGCCTCGCCCTCACCATCTGAACTTCTGTGTGTCCCGTGCCGAAATCCGGCGACAGTAGCGCAGTGCAGGCCTCTATACGGCCACTGAGGAGACAGGCCTGCTCGGTGCGAACGGGTCGGTGCCACCGTCGGGTTGCGGGCAGCGGCCCGCGTTCCCGGGGTATGTGCCTTACCGTTGAAACTATCCGTCGCTGACTGTGCCCTGGCCCTGGCAGTTGCGCGGCGTGCTTGACAGCCACCTGACCTGTGTGGCAAGAGCGGACCGCCTGTGACTCTCCGCAGGCCCGCCATGGGGGTGTCATGAAGCGACACGGGGGGGCGCGAGCCAAGCGTGCCCTGGATTTCTGGATCGGCGCCGCCTCACTCGGCATTGTGGCAGTGCCTGCTATCGCCCTGGGGCAGGGCATTCAGCTCGGCGACGTCGTGACCACAGCGGGCCAGCAGGTGCAGATCGTGGCGACACTGAGGACGGGCGGCGGGGACGTGGCCGGTACGCTGAACGACTTCACGTTCGCCACCGCGGAGAACCGCAAGGTGACCGTGGTGCGCAAATCCAACGGCCGGCCCGATTGCGCGGTCAATCCCGAAATCAACAAGACCAGCACCACCTTTGCCTTCCAGCCGCCGAGCTGCACGGTCGACAACTGCACCGCGGTCCGCGCCATCGTGTTTTCGTCCGAGGACGTCGAACCCATCGCCGACGGATCCGCGTTGTACACCTGCAAGGTGCAGGTCGCCCCCGATGCACCGGGGGGCGTGTACCCGCTGACCATCAGCGGCACGATCTTGAGCAATCCAACCGGCGGACGCGTGTGCGGTCCGGCTGCCGGTAATCCACCGTGTAGCGACGATCGGAGCGGCTCGGTAACGGTGCTCGGTCCTGTTCCGACGCCGACGCCGGTTGGTCCTGGCGTTCAGTTGTCGACCGCGTACGGACTTGCCGGAGAAGTTGTTACGATCGACTCCCGGTTGCGGACGGGCGGCGGTGATGTCGCCGGGTCGCAGAACGACATCTGGTCTTTCAGCCCCCATTATGTCGCAGTCGCCGCCGCACTGGATGGCCGGCCCGACTGTTCGGTCAACCCCGAGATAAACAAGCCGGATACCACTTTTTCGTTCCTACCGCCGGGCTGTGTTACCGGTTGCACCGGGGTCCGCGCTATCGTCTTCTCCGCTCAGTACTCGGCGCCGATTCCCGATGGCTCGATCCTCTACAGTTGTCGCGTGCGGATCGCCGGGACGACGCCCACGGGCGTCTACCCGGTACAGCTAAGCCG
This window encodes:
- a CDS encoding ATP-binding protein, which translates into the protein MRYVNRELEAHLGRAIRKFPAVVLTGPRRAGKTWVLRHLFPRASYLLLEDPDLVARVRADPHGLLDAVRPPVILDEVQNVPEVFALVRARIDRQPRRTGQWILTGSQEAPLMHGVTESMAGRAAVLQLLPFSTRETPKVSLLRGGYPEVVARPAGARLWFSSYLQTYLERDVRAVTAVKDLATFRRFLALLASRHGQVLNKTDLGAPLGVSVPTITQWLGVLETTAQILIVPPFYENLGKRLIKSPKVYLADSGLACHLLGIESAAELARSPFRGVLFEGFIAAEIVKAQTHAGGRREIYHFRDEQGLEVDFLVPGRGGAVRLIECKAGHTVTPSDAAPMQRLAAALRKQRPKTPVELHLVHLPPQQPTPIRTAAPGVSARPWQEFVRLL
- a CDS encoding tRNA-dihydrouridine synthase is translated as MHCEDRARRERYVVFSPIGGATAAVRWAVLVHKDPEFRRLSHIAQEELRRRCLSTYARPVATVRPMTVAPLRIGDLVIDPPVIAAPMAGFTDFIFRGIVRDFGGCGLLFTEMIAATEWVASDTVPWRLQGVAGEPRPLGVQIWGREPDQIEETARRVAALGVSVIDLNFGCPKRRIMRKHAAGATLLRDPATVGRLVAAALRGAGSIPVTAKMRLGTSTLRPAAPDVARSAVANGARAVTVHGRAADQHYGFPCRLDAIAEVVRAVDVPVIANGDIHDGPSALRALAETGAAGVMVARGALTRPWVFREIAAALRGEPTPPAPTVDDQRRLLLAHHEAMVRQQGDRFGTILMRKFAVRYLHGLPGSRPFREAITRTENASEFRTVIERMMPGSLAPR
- a CDS encoding nucleotidyltransferase domain-containing protein, with the translated sequence MGVAPHHVADTPAIVRELARRLREYVRGAAFDVILYGSYARGTPDAESDIDILIRYDGDDADSAVEDAALRIACDLMFRLS